CTAAACTAATCTCATTATCTGCTGGAACTGCTTTAGTAATTGTTTCTGCATTAAGCCTAAGTTCCCCAGCTTCCGCAGAACCTGCTCTGCGCGATCGCTATATTGGTGGTGGTGTAACTCAAGGAATTACCTTGGGCGAAGATGGCGGACAAGACGGTAAATTTAACGGCAATATTTCGGGACGTTTGCCTATAGCGAATCTACCCGTTTCTGCCAGAGCAAGCGTTTTATTTAACGATAAAAATAGCGCTATTGTTCCTACCATTACCTACGATTTCGGGGTTGCTAAAAATACTAACGTTTACTTAGGTGGTGGAGCATCTTTCTTACAAGACAAAGGTGTAAATACAGCTTTAGGCGATCGCAATGCAGCAGTTGTTACGGCTGGAGTTGAATCTAAAATCGCCAAGAATTGGGTAGTTTACGGTGACGCTAAGTTAGGGATTAATTCTTACCAATCTAATTCTTCTGCTTTAGCAGTTTCTGGTGGTATCGGTTTAACGTTCTAAACCATCAAACCTAGTTCTAAACTAGACTTTTAGTTAGCATTATTTTAGTTAGCATTATAGTTAATGCTAACTATTTTTTTATGCAAACTGTTTTATTTAAAACCTCTTTTTTACAGAACATCAATTCGTTTTTTTAATGCTACACATTTGACGGTATATAGTTGGGCTGTTATTATTATTAAACTTGGATCGGCTAAAACGCATCTAGTCTTGAGATTTAAATTAATTCAAACTCTTGTGGGGTAGGCATCCTACCTGCCCCAGTTATCAACTTTAGATGCGGAACAACTTATGAAGATTCAATATCATTTTGCTATAGCAGTCCTGAATGATTTGTGAAATTATTGTGGAGCAGGCATCTTGCCTGCGGCGGGACAGCCGAGACGGCTATCCCACAATTAAATAATTTTTTATCGTCCAATTGAGGAAGAAATTGAGATTTTGCGGGTAGTTAGCGGATATAGAGATTTAGAAAAGCAATTTGACGATGAAGAGGACGAATAAAACATTGCCTCGATCGCTAGAATAATTGTTCAAACGATTAGAAACCGCCTCACTATCAATAAACATAATGATTTACGAAAGATCTGCTATGACTTCAAAATATGATAGTAGGATCGGAGTTACCAGTATAAATTTTGCCAGAACCAGTTCAACGGTTGAGAACACTAGCACCAATGGTAACTACTCCTGTACAAAAGAAGCTTTCTAAAGTAGAAGGTCTAAAAGAAGATAGTAATTATTTACGAGAACCCGTAGCCACAGAATTACTAGAGGATACTAACTGTTTTACCGAAGATGCGACTCAAATCCTCAAGTTTCACGGTTCTTATCAACAAGACAATCGAGATAATCGCGTCAAAGGTCAGGAAAAAGACTATCAGTTCATGCTGAGGACGCGCAATCCTGGAGGGTTTATTCCACCGCAGTTGTATCTAGCTTTAGATAAGATGGCGGATGACTACGGTAATGGCACTTTGCGGGCTACTACTCGTCAAGGCTTTCAAATGCACGGGATTTTGAAGAAAAATCTCAAAGCGGCGATCGCTACTATTGTCAATAATCTGGGTTCGACTTTGGGGGCTTGTGGCGACCTCAATCGTAACGTCATGGCTCCCCCAGTGCCTTATAAGAACCGCCCAGAGTACCAGTACGCATGGGAGTACGCGACTAATGTAGCTGACTTGTTAACTCCGCAAACAGGGGCTTATTACGAGATTTGGCTGGATGGAGAAAAGGCAATTTCTGCCGAAGAAAGTCCAGAAGTCAAAGCTGCACGCCAAAGCAACGGAAACGGAACCATAATTCACGAAGGTGAAGAGCCGCTCTACGGTTCTCATTATATGCCCCGCAAGTTCAAGTGTTCGGTGACTGTTCCTGGAGATAATTCAGTCGATTTATTCTCTCAAGATGTCAGTTTGGTAGTGATTACCAACAAAAAGAAAGAACTCCAAGGCTTTAATGTCTATGCTGGTGGTGGTTTAGGGCGGACTCACAATAAAGAGGAAACCTTCGCTAGAGTTGCAGATCCCATTGGATATGTCGAAAAAGAGGATATTTACAATTTAATTAAAGCTATTCTCTCTACCCAAAGAGATTACGGCGATCGCACCAACCGTCGTCACGCACGGATGAAGTACCTGATTAATGATTGGGGTGTAGCCAAGTTTAAAACCACTGTGGAAGGTTATTTTGGTAAAGAAATCGCCCCATTGAAACCTCTACCTGAATTTAAATACAAAGACTTTTTGGGTTGGGAAGAACAGGGAGATGGCAAACTCTTTTTAGGAATATCCATCGACAATGGTCGCATTAAAGATGAAGGTAATTTCCAGTTAAGAACAGCTTTGCGGGAAATTGTCGCCAAGTACTCCGTACCCATGCGCGTGACGCCCCATCAGAACGTGTTGCTGTATGATATTGCACCCGAAGCGCGATCACCCATCACCGAAATTCTCACCCGTTGCGGTGTAATTGTCGAACCCAAAGAGATTGAGACTTTAACGCGTTACTCAATGGCTTGTCCCGCACTACCCACCTGTGGCTTAGCCGTCACGGAATCGGAAAGAGTCATCCCCAGTATCTTAGAACGGATTCGCGCCTTACTAGATAAATTGGGGCTACAGAACGAATCATTTGTAATTAGGATGACTGGCTGTCCCAACGGTTGCGCCCGTCCCTACATGGCAGAATTAGGCTTTGTGGGTAGTTTTCCTGAATCATACCAAGTGTGGTTAGCAGGGTGTCCAGATCAAACTCGTCTGGCGCAAGTTTATACAGATAGGGTACACGTCAACGATCTAGAAACCTTCTTTGAGCCGATTTTTGTCTACTTCAAGCAAAGCAAGCAGAAAAAAGAAAGCTTTGGCGACTTCTGCCATAGAGTGGGTTTAGATGCAATTCGCGAGTTTACAGCCAATTACGATCCTAATGCCAGTAAATCGGCAACGGGAAGTAAAAGTAGCAAACGCGCGCCGAGAATTAGCCTGAAACCGGATGTATACAGTCAGTTGAAGGAAGCAGCAGCAAAACAAAACACATCGATGACAGAGATTGCGAATCAAGCCTTGGCGGATTATTTAGCTAAATTGTCTTAGTAAAAGTAGGGTAGGCATTGCCTACCCTACCTAGTAATAGCCTCTTCAGATATTAAGTTAGGCGACTTCTCTTAATTCATCACCCATGTTTATATTTTTCAAAGTATTACCAATCCCTTTTATAAAGAGATAGTTAGCTGTACCAACAACTGCTACTGATGCTATTGGGATAAGTCTAAATACCGTTGTTCGTCCCAATATCTGAGGAAGGACTTTTATCATACAGGCAATTACTAATTGATGAGCTGCTCTTGCTGCTACTGTTGTCCCCATTTCCACACCTAAAGACATGGCAAAGATGTTTAAAAACCCTCTGAATGAAGGATTATATGTTCCTGTCTTATAGTAGATGACAGCAAGAGTTACCCTGATTTGCTGAAAAATTGTGTGTGCAATATCAACAGGAACACCAGCTATCGATATTGGTGATGTGACAACAGCAGAAGCGATAGTCAGTCTAGCGCAATGCTCCACGAAATCATCTATTCCTTTTTCATCTACTCCTTTCTTAATGCCATATTTATTGACACTTTCAAAAGTTTCTTTGAATTTCTCTGCAAGGTGCTCCGCTAGCTCATAATAATTGTTATTGCTCATAATCCTCATGGAAATAAATTTGCAGGACAGCCGTGTTTAGTTCTCTCATCAATGAGTAGAGTAAAATAAAACTACCCATATATGGGTAAACCTATTTTTTATAAATTCTAGCAAACTATTGTAGTTTTTATCGGGTTTTTATTTTTCGTATTATATTTTTATAATTATTTACAATCTATTTTGGTGTATGATTAAGTTAGCTTATGCAAATTTGTTAACAACGAAGTTTGCAAGTGAGGGTATTTTATTTGATGAGTAATACATGGTTACGAGATCTTAGAAATAAGAAAGGTTACTCTCAAGCGTTTGTAGCCGACTATCTAAATATTTCTCAATCTCAATATGGTCGATTTGAAACAGATCCAGATGATATACCTTTTGGAAAGATAAAAGCCTTGGGCATTATTCTTGGATTTGATCCTAGCGAAATAGATAAGATCCAATATAAATTTCCAGGAATCAATATTGGAGATCCTTATGAGAAAAATAGGGAGTACTCAAAAGTTCTCAAGCAATATATCTTACCAAAAGTAGAAATTTCACTAGAATCAAACTTGTTTAATCTATGTGACTTTAATAATTTAGAATCTAGTCAATTAAGCAAGTTTTTAGAAGAATTCGATCAAAAACCAACTGTAGCTATTGCAGGAAAATTTGATACAGGAAAAACTCGCTTAGCAAATTATCTTCTAGGTGGTGAATACTTACCAGTTAGAAGACAACCAGCCACAAAATTTCTCAATATCATCAGACATATAAGTGATGCACCTGCGTGGTTAAGAGATCGTATATACAAAGAGAATGAGCAGGTCTTTTTGCTATCACAGAATTTCTGGAGCGATAATGACTCATTAAATTTTAATCTTTCTTATCTTGAGGATGAAGCAAGATTCAATGACACGAAGAACTGTCTAAAATCTCTTACTCTATATGCCCTACATGAATATGGTGTATATGTTCATCAACCCTCACAAAGAGCCATTTTCAAGCACATAGAGATACCTGCTCATACAGCAGTAATTTATATTGATTCTCCTTTTCTGCTCTCATGCAATTTAATTGATACTCCAGGAGTCAACGAACAACTTAACCTTATTGTTGATGATTCTAGATTAAAACCTATTTCAGAATTGATGGATGTTTTAATTTATATGTCACAGTTAAATGGATTCATGGATACTGTAGATCAAATAATTATTAAATACTTTCTAAGTATGTCTATTAAAGATGTGCATAGAGCCAAAAACCATCCCATGTTTGGTAATGTGTTTTTAGTTTGTTCGCAAGCTAGTCCCAGCATTATTCCAAAAGATAATGAATTACAGGAGGTTTTAGAAACTGGTGCAGAAAGGTTATATAACCCAATTGAAGAATCTGTAGTTTCTATTTTGGAACAATACAACGACGCAGAGTATTCCCAAGCTAAATTAGCTGAACAATTTTTTTCTTTTTGGGCAGAGTCTGATAAAAGAAGTGAAAAACTTGTAAAAAAATTGTCAGAATATCTAAAAGTTACTTTACCTAAAGCTTATTTATTTCGTTTAGAAGAAAAAATAATTCAACTAAAAAAAAATTATGATAACCAATACGATCGAGTTATTCATTATTTTGAAAATCTCAAAGAAAACTTACAAATGGCTACTGTTGAGCTAAAACGTCTAGAAGAATATGAATTAGAAATAAATAGAGAAATGGATCGGAAAAGATCTGAAATAAAGCTTTTTATAAACAAACAAAAAACAGATGGAATAAATGATTTTTACACAAGAGTTAATAAAATCCTCGCTCTCGACCAGCTAGAAGAAATTATTAACTTTAAATATAAACAGCATGGAAGAGAGGAAGCAACTAAAAATGCTCCTTTGTTTATATTTAGCAAGTTGGAGAGAGAAGCTATTATCATATCCGAAGAAGGCTATGAAAACTCAAAACAGTTATTAAATGAATTTTGTGAAACAATTTATAATGATTTTAATAAGTCTTTTAAAGTTACAAAATCTGTGGATAGTATAAGTGATTTCTCTCTTAATAACTATAAACTTTACTTTCCATTTGCTCGTTCAACAATGCTAATAGGCTATCTTATCAGTTCTGTTTTTGGTGTACCAGGATTGATTATAGGTTTTAATATTGCTATGATAGCTTGGGTTTTTAATAGAGAATCTTGGCAAAAGAGACTTGCAAAACAGATTAAAGATAGGTTTGAAGAGGAAGCATTTGTTGAAAAGGTATCTGAAAAAATCGAAATATTCTGGAATAAGTTAGAAGAAATCTTTAACAAAGCTTTAGATGAGTTCGAGCATGATATGAAAAAGCTGATCAAAGAACGCGAAAAGATAGTTAAGATGCAAAATATTAGTGATATAAACAATCATATTGAACACTTAAAGGATTTACGTGAGTTTTTTGAAAAAATTCCTGATAGTTTCTAGCGATCCAAGGTAAAAATTCATCACATTTCTAGAGTTTGGGTAAAGAGCGATCGGCAAAAGCCTGCAA
The nucleotide sequence above comes from Merismopedia glauca CCAP 1448/3. Encoded proteins:
- the sir gene encoding sulfite reductase, ferredoxin dependent, with protein sequence MVTTPVQKKLSKVEGLKEDSNYLREPVATELLEDTNCFTEDATQILKFHGSYQQDNRDNRVKGQEKDYQFMLRTRNPGGFIPPQLYLALDKMADDYGNGTLRATTRQGFQMHGILKKNLKAAIATIVNNLGSTLGACGDLNRNVMAPPVPYKNRPEYQYAWEYATNVADLLTPQTGAYYEIWLDGEKAISAEESPEVKAARQSNGNGTIIHEGEEPLYGSHYMPRKFKCSVTVPGDNSVDLFSQDVSLVVITNKKKELQGFNVYAGGGLGRTHNKEETFARVADPIGYVEKEDIYNLIKAILSTQRDYGDRTNRRHARMKYLINDWGVAKFKTTVEGYFGKEIAPLKPLPEFKYKDFLGWEEQGDGKLFLGISIDNGRIKDEGNFQLRTALREIVAKYSVPMRVTPHQNVLLYDIAPEARSPITEILTRCGVIVEPKEIETLTRYSMACPALPTCGLAVTESERVIPSILERIRALLDKLGLQNESFVIRMTGCPNGCARPYMAELGFVGSFPESYQVWLAGCPDQTRLAQVYTDRVHVNDLETFFEPIFVYFKQSKQKKESFGDFCHRVGLDAIREFTANYDPNASKSATGSKSSKRAPRISLKPDVYSQLKEAAAKQNTSMTEIANQALADYLAKLS
- a CDS encoding helix-turn-helix domain-containing protein translates to MSNTWLRDLRNKKGYSQAFVADYLNISQSQYGRFETDPDDIPFGKIKALGIILGFDPSEIDKIQYKFPGINIGDPYEKNREYSKVLKQYILPKVEISLESNLFNLCDFNNLESSQLSKFLEEFDQKPTVAIAGKFDTGKTRLANYLLGGEYLPVRRQPATKFLNIIRHISDAPAWLRDRIYKENEQVFLLSQNFWSDNDSLNFNLSYLEDEARFNDTKNCLKSLTLYALHEYGVYVHQPSQRAIFKHIEIPAHTAVIYIDSPFLLSCNLIDTPGVNEQLNLIVDDSRLKPISELMDVLIYMSQLNGFMDTVDQIIIKYFLSMSIKDVHRAKNHPMFGNVFLVCSQASPSIIPKDNELQEVLETGAERLYNPIEESVVSILEQYNDAEYSQAKLAEQFFSFWAESDKRSEKLVKKLSEYLKVTLPKAYLFRLEEKIIQLKKNYDNQYDRVIHYFENLKENLQMATVELKRLEEYELEINREMDRKRSEIKLFINKQKTDGINDFYTRVNKILALDQLEEIINFKYKQHGREEATKNAPLFIFSKLEREAIIISEEGYENSKQLLNEFCETIYNDFNKSFKVTKSVDSISDFSLNNYKLYFPFARSTMLIGYLISSVFGVPGLIIGFNIAMIAWVFNRESWQKRLAKQIKDRFEEEAFVEKVSEKIEIFWNKLEEIFNKALDEFEHDMKKLIKEREKIVKMQNISDINNHIEHLKDLREFFEKIPDSF